TCCGCTTAAACTGACAGAAGATATGAACCTGACAACGTTGATTGCCGCCTTGCCGGCATGTGCTGACCTGGGTAGTGGGTGCGCCAGCTGGTAAAGAAGGGAGCGGAGACATGGTCACCATCTGAGGCGAGCTCCTTAACGAGGTACATGTCAGGATCCTAGTCCTCTGAATACCTACCTGACCTGAAGAGTGACACTGGAGATGTCGATTCAGTCAAGAAACGGTTCAATTGGAAAGAGGCGACTGAGTGGAATCAGACGCCCACGGCTTAAATAACTGTCACAGTTAAATAGCCATTAAGCTCACTGAATTACCGTCTGCAGGTTGATTTGGACGCTAGGTATTTAAGCAGTGTTCATCAGCAATGCACCTAAGAAGGAGAAGCCAATGCCAGTCTCTACTGTAGCCTAGGGTCATTTCTCGCCTTTTGCCTTTCATTCTAGGCCCTTGTGCTCCATCTGTCAATGGACCTtgcgagaaaaaaaagaaaaattgctTTCAGAACTAAGTTCAGCGGAGCTTCATGGTTTACCAGATGGGCTTAGCTAGCAAATGGTTGCTGGACATGGCTACTCAGTCAAATTGCTATAGTGACGTAGTTATCTTCAGAGCGGTGAGTTGGATGAAACTGCAAGATTAATTTGCAGGCTGTAAAAATACATTCGAAGAGAAAGATCTTCCTATCTTTGACAAATAAATAATCACGATAGGATCCCTTCTGCTGAAAGCAGCTGGTGGCTAAGCAATTTGTCAAGACTATACTACTCTACTGACGGTAGAATATGCAACTGAGGTTAATTCTATAGACAAGAAGTCTTACCTCGTGAAACCTCAAACCACGTCTCTGAATCAGTTGCTATGTACCCCTCTGGTCCAGCTTCAAGCCAGCACTAGAAAACAGAACTTGCTCAAGGCTTATGATTCAGTAGCAATATGCTCGTGATGAATAATTGCTAGGCAGTATTAGCTCTACCTTGCCACGCAACACAACCCAGGTGCTCATATAAGCCTGCTACTGCATGCAGTCACCCGCCATGGACTGCAGGTCACAGCTCATCATATCCTATGAACGAACTCTGAAACTCTTCAGTCGTGGGATAGAAAACTCAAAACATTATGCAAGTCGGTGACAAGTGAGTGAATCAAGATTCAGGCGTTGTTGAGAAGCTGAGCAAGCGGCTCCCATCTCCAAGATAGCATTTCTAGTTAAATTGGCGCACAAAAGTACATTGCACCCTCAGCAATAACTGTACCAAAATAACCATCGTAGTTCATTTCAAAAGAGAAATATAGAAAACACGATACCACCAAAAGATTGGAAAACAAAGACTAGACAATACAACTAGTAAGCTTCAGGTTGCCTACATGACATGCCTACTGCCACAACATTATAATGGGGCCTGTTTGGCCCATTTTAAGCTTTGGCCTGTCAGTTAAGTAACCTTAAGCAGTTATGCCAGGACTCTGAACCAAACATCTAGCTTATTCGGGCTTAACATTAAAACAGAACACCCCGGTCAAAGCAAGTAAAGGGCCTCAATTAGGCAGGAACACATGACTTGTTCGTTCGGTTCCTCAAATAGCATCAGGCTTATCTATAAGCTATCAGCAAGTAGAGCACCTTACAGGATAAGCTTAGTGGATCACAAGCACTGAATAACACAAGGCAAGCCTACAACTAAGTTACTAGATCTTTAACTGACTGGTACACCAGCTTGTTTCAGGAATGAATGGAGTTTAGTTTAACATTAGAAAAAAGTAAAATATTCTCTTCGCTAGGTACAAACCTTCCAAAGAAGCAGACACTTCCATTGGGACAAACTGAACTATTGAACACCTAGAAGATTTCAAAGTTGATAGGAACAAACTTGGGTATCTACTTGCATAATAATGTATTCGACTATATGTGTCAGGACCCTGGACTATAACCCATGTATTATTTGACATAACATTTTTGGCTGGGGTATCAAGCAAACTAGTATAAATGCTGTTTGGCACCGTACTCACCCGACATGAGTGTCGTCAGCAACTGGACTTGGGTGATATTTGGAGAGAGAATGAATGACCCATGGGCCCTAACTGGTTGACATGGCAGCCGTGTGGTGAATACCAGCATTAAATCCAGTCAAATGGGCCAAAACCTAGCCGGGCTGAAAATGAATCTGTATTAAGAATACAGGATCCCAAACTGGACCATTGCAGGTTGAACTTTATCTGGGGAAGAATTTACGCTAAGACTTTTTGGACCAAGAAATATGCTACAGATGATTGCCACAACTCTGAATTGAAATGCCATAATAAATAAGTGGATGCAAGCTGGCACGTATGAAACAGCAAAGGTATATGGAATGTGTATTCATGTTTCAGAGTTTGCAATTTCAGCCATGGGCCATATACTTCCACTACAAATATTTTTCTGTAAATATCATAAAACTGAGATGAAGCAGCATGCGGTACTCCCATACTAGCAATCTAGCATTGCAAAAGTCATGGGGGGAAACGGCCGATTGCCGTGAGGTTTGCATCACAATCTAAAGAAGGCTGTTACTTCTAGCGTTTGACAGGTGAAACATTACAAACAGGCGACGGTTGAAGTTGTTCAACTACTGGAGTCCTCAAGCGCTGCTTTGTTCCAGATGTCAATTACGAATCCATAGCTAATGAGGCCATCTGTCTATTCAGTTCATTGTCAGCCTTCTTCAGAAAAACATCCCAGCCGCTCCCTTCTCCCCAATCCATCATATCATACGGCACTGCTGTCATTAATCCTGGCCTCACTGCACCTTGCTCCATTACCACTCTAAACTCCAGCTTGTCCTCTCCTCTCTTctcatcctcaagctcctcccatgTAAACATAAGCGGCAATGTATAGCCACCCCAAGGATTGAAATCAATCAGCTTCACCCGGCCATCTGCTCTGACATACACATCAAATGTGTAATTCTGAGAAGCAAACTGCGACTCAACAACTTCTTCGAAGAACTCCTCGATCTTCGGCTGCACCTCAGAACTCCACCCAGGCAACGATTGGTAGTAAGCAGATGTGTCCCTCTGCGACACGCCGACCAGCTTCCGTCCCCGCACGAAGCATCGGAACTCTGCCTCGGGGCGCAGGCCCGGGTACCACTTGCGGAGGGCGAGGTAGTACTGGAACCCATCGTCCACCCAACTATCATCGCCGCtttcttgtccaacatcgtctTCCGAAGCATCACTGTCGGCAGCAGCTTGCCTGCCTCCCTCATTGCGATCCTCAGTGGGAGGATCACTCAGAGAACCAGCACCACTGGTGCTCCCTCCGCCATTCGATGGAGCACCCGCCTGGTTGGCACCACTGCCCTGTCcggcattccgtcgaacaccttCCCTGGCGCACACGAAGTCCTGGCAGGACGGGCGCGCGGAGGAGAGGTCGTGCGCGACGCAGTCCGAGGAGCGGAGCAGCATGGCGACCTCGGCGAAGCAGGTGCAGCGGACGGTGCCGTCGGCGGACATGAAGGCGGCGTCCTTGGGCGCGCTCCAGTTGAGCTTGGGGAGCGCGGCGCCGCCGAGCTCGGCGATGGCCGCGTCGACCGCGGCCTCCAGCTCGGGGAAGGCGGTGAGGGGCGGGctctcgtcatcgtcgtcgtcgtcgcagaCGGAGAAGAGGTCGGAGCTGTCGTCGTGGTCGACGGGGTCCGGGAGGTGGAGCGGCGGGAAGGGGGTGCGGCCGGAGGCGAGCGACGGGAGGAGGAATGGGGGAGGCCCTTCCGCGTCCTGGTGAGGGGCGTCGGGGACGGGGTGGGCGGGCTGGCCGGCGAGGTAGCGGAGGAAGGCGGCGGGGAGGGGGATGGTGACGGTGGGGACGGTGTGGCGGCGGAATGCCGGGTACCACTCCTGGATCTGGCAGCGGAGCAGCTCTACTAGCAGCATCTCACCGACTACTTGGCCACCTCGCTTGGGTTCGGCTTCGCCACCGTGCTTACGGCGGCGAGGGAGACGAGCGCCGCCGGTTGGCGCGAGAGAGACCGGTGAAGGtaaatcttttttttttgaggggaggtGAAGCTTTGCGGTCTTTTTAGGGATgaaaataacttttattcatcaaataCCACAATTTGTGGGATACAAGAAGGATCGCGGGAAAACTTTGCTAAGTTATGAGCATCATTATTAAACCGACGACCTTCatgc
The sequence above is drawn from the Triticum aestivum cultivar Chinese Spring chromosome 7A, IWGSC CS RefSeq v2.1, whole genome shotgun sequence genome and encodes:
- the LOC123150269 gene encoding cell division cycle protein 123 homolog, translated to MLLVELLRCQIQEWYPAFRRHTVPTVTIPLPAAFLRYLAGQPAHPVPDAPHQDAEGPPPFLLPSLASGRTPFPPLHLPDPVDHDDSSDLFSVCDDDDDDESPPLTAFPELEAAVDAAIAELGGAALPKLNWSAPKDAAFMSADGTVRCTCFAEVAMLLRSSDCVAHDLSSARPSCQDFVCAREGVRRNAGQGSGANQAGAPSNGGGSTSGAGSLSDPPTEDRNEGGRQAAADSDASEDDVGQESGDDSWVDDGFQYYLALRKWYPGLRPEAEFRCFVRGRKLVGVSQRDTSAYYQSLPGWSSEVQPKIEEFFEEVVESQFASQNYTFDVYVRADGRVKLIDFNPWGGYTLPLMFTWEELEDEKRGEDKLEFRVVMEQGAVRPGLMTAVPYDMMDWGEGSGWDVFLKKADNELNRQMASLAMDS